The sequence TTAATTCACATTTATATGTAGAGGTTTACCAAGTAATGTGTTATGAGATCCGAACTTTTATAAATGGGGGTCATTAGGACACGCTGGATGAAATTCATCAAGATTGGGCACATTATTTGCGAGGCTGGAAAGCGGTGGATTTACTTTGAGGTTGTGGCCTGGTGTAGAATCCTGCTCTTACCTGCGCCAAAACCTGCTTTAGGAAATGTGCCAATATGGGGAGTCCTGGTCCCTGCCCACCCTGTGCACCCCCCTGCCACACATActttgcagggggggggggattcctgGCCTATGGCTTTGATACCAGAAAACTGTAATACAAGGCTTGATAAACGCTCTCCAGACTCCAGATGTGATATCACGTATGGCGGCACACAGATGATCTCCCGATATCTTTTGCTACCCATAgagacagggccggctccaggtttcaatgggcccctttgcagtgaactcagaaactaaattcagaaactaaaacagtctcctgttccctgaaatatttcATAGTTTAGAATCCCAAATAGTCGTGTCACGGTCATGGctgttttgaggtcatttaaccaacagggcgaaccTAAATTTGTGCCCTTCCCCCCTGcgaagtaataaaactgaagcttcaactcggcctcataatacacatctcagctactgcggaacctcataatacacacctcagctgttgcggaaactcataatacacacctcagctgctgcggaacctcataatacacacctcagctgccggcgaacatcataatacacacttccgctgcaaagtaataaaactgaagcttcaactcggcctcataatacacatctcagctactgcggaacctcataatacacacctcagctgttgcggaaactcataatacacacctcagctcctgcagaacctcgtaatacacacctcatcttctGTGGAACCTCATACAACACATAACTGCTGACAAAgatccctctctccttcacaCACAATGCACTCACTATATGGATCagtaatacacatccatacatgtcacataccctCACAACACaccctgtgctgtctgcagcagccctggcataacacagaggagtcttcaggcttctcctcctccccctctttgTCCCGATCTCGGAGCTGCCAGATTTCAGTTTTACTGCAGGACTttgtgaagaggtgatgggggGGTGTTTGACCTGtaatgtgctgcatcacacaggcagctctgtagCCTCTACCTGTCCCTTGTCCGAgaggggaggaacagtgcaggacacagctctTCCTCCcaggaagtgaagatgtgcacagcgtgtgtgggcccccggcagctctctgggccccggcacttgcccaggtatgccgggtgctggagccggccctgcatagagatcAGGGCTTTTGCAATGAAGGATAACACTATAAATGTCATCCAGTGTAGGATTGGTGTACCTTAGGCTCGCCAGATGAAACGATTCTGGGGAATTCCCCCCCATCTAGTCTCAGAAAATTTACCCAACTTGGGTTGTTTTCTGCTAGACCTCTGGGCTCCATTCTTCTGTTAGACCCTGGGCCCATTGGAGTTCTGTGGTACTCCAGTTCATTGGACTGCTGGCCCAGGTTTTACTCTGTGTATTGGCATCCTGTCGCAAATAAGATGTCCTTATATATAACAttctattattttacatttttttttatatcctttgaGGATCACTGCTGGgtttgtataaaatgctgtgaatttttagtttcatgcataacatcatgtctgacgaagagaacggGTATTGTCCAAAGCTGACCACCAAATATACTCAAAAAAGTGTCGCCTGATTTCTCCATTCTTCTTCTGCTCTCtttatggctaacacggtacaagtcTACACTAATAGCATATATGTGACAACACTGCCATCTGCCGGCACACTTGTGTATGACACCTATCCGGAAATTCTGTTCTGCAAATTTAGTTATTTTCAGCTTTTACCCAATTGCCCTACCTGAGAGGGCTGGTAGTTTATGAgatgtcatgtgaaaatgagcttaagtttagaggctgcagagagagtgtcacttcagaagcccttaTCTTGGGTTCTGTaccacctagaaacatgtttttaaccccttaaggaccaagccactttagggctttTGGACTAAGtctgattttttaaaatctgccccctGTCGCTAAGTGGTTAGAACCtttaaatgctttaacatatccaggtaattttgagattgttttcttgtcacacattgggggtcatttactaagggcccgattcgcgttttaccgacgattttccctgaattgccccgggattttggcgcacgggatcggtttgtggcacattggcgctggcatgcacgcgacggaaatcggggggcgtggccgaacggtaacccggcggattcggaaaaaccgccgcattttttaaaaaaaattggtcgcacgggccatattcacatgcaccacgatgaagacgatgaactccggggcacctcggcggacttcggcgcagcagcgccacctgggggacatcgggcgcaggaccttcatcaatcgctggaagacccgaacgctcgtcagagaagccgccgctggaacgcgaatggaccgggtaagtaaatgtgccccaatgtactttAAATTGGTGGAAATATTTAGATGATATCTTGTGCgtttaattataaaaaaatggaaatttgtcaaaaaaaaggtaaaattctcaattttcaaagttctaaattctttgcttttcaggcagatagtcatagcagccaaataactttataaataacatCTCTCGAGTGTCTGCTTTGCAGTATGTTGGAATAGCTTTTTCCGCATCCTCTCGTTTTCATAggttgttatggggcttagaattgtgggtgcaattttttacatttttatgaaattTACCTAAACCAATATTTACAGTCACCTGCAGTTTTCACCTGACCTTGAGAGACCTAATATCAGTAAAACAACATaagttaccccattatagaaactatacccctcaatgtatgagaacCAACTTTAAGaggtttgttaactctttaagtgttttacaggggtaaaaacaaaatgCGCTTCGGCATGAATGTTCCTGATGAGCATCAAACCAACTAGATCTTCCTCGATCTCAAGCAGTCAAGTGAAGCAAGCGCTCATGAAGCAGCATGGCGCCAGCCGGAAACGCTGGATTGGAGGCTGGCTTAGGTTCATGAGAGGCTGAGAGGAGGCAGACCTGACATGACATGACTGTACACCAGAGCCGGCCCTCCTCCTTTACTATATCTTCTGGAGGCAAGAGAGGAATAAAAGTTAGTGGCAATGATAGAACTAAAGGCAGCAATGGAACAATATTAAACTCCTCTACAAGGCACTCTTGCAGTTTTTTGGGTGAGCCATGTGGGCAATGGTCCCCTTTAAAGAAACAGGCAGGAATTTGATGTGTATCTACAGCTAACATTtccagttacaggcagtccccgggttacatacaagatagggactgtaggtttgttcttaagttgaatttgtatgtaagtcgaaactgtatattttatcattgtagttcccgacaatttttttttttgccccagtgacaattggagtttcaaatttttttgctgtaataggaccaagaattatcaataaagcttcattgcagacaattttaagctgattattgcaatctgggactattttaaagcatccagagagcttcaccagaggtcacagtgggcagaagggtccgtctgtaactatgggttgtctgtaagtcgggtgtccttaagtaggggaccgcctgtatatctgtaACTGTCTGTATCATTGTTTCTGTGGATCACAGAACCAcgagcctgatgtgatctgtaaGAACAAATTCTTTTCCTTACATATGACGCCAAAAGTTTTACCTatttctagatactatagaacaGAAAACAAAGCCATCCAAAGTGACCCCCTtccatgcagcctctaaacttcatTCAtcccaggtaaaatatgactcctctCTGCCCATTTCCCCATGACTTTGGGGGTGATTTTGTATTGGTGATTTGAGATATGACATAAAAAAGTAaattctataaaggacatttcCTCCCCTACCTGGGGGTCTGCTGGTAgtctaatggggtaaaatctggtgacaggttccctttaaagagaacccgtcatgcaaaataacccccctaaactaaatatattttcataaactgccattagagagcattgcctctatcccttcattgtccctctacatgcctgtaaacctaagcaatgaggtcctaaagctgtatgcaaatgacctgtgaaatgtccaatgaagcattagcatattcaagctgtccactctattcatgagtgggaggcacagccacacccccagtgcttgactgacagcctgtgtaatgatgtgaggctgtataatgatgtgcttcctggtgctggtggccacgccccctgcagcctgtgtgtgcatgtgtgtgtgtgtataggagagatacagcagctccaggatgcagccatgttacagcagaacatgtcaggtacatgtgtagctgatgtctgtgtctctcacctgtatattaggaggatgcagcatgtcagcaaatgcagcacacacactagccatgctttactatacattacacacagacatgagcagggggaggagaggggaggggtaacaggggtgacatcactgcctctgaccatgtgagcagcctcatttacatgataaaaaatatgtgattttacaatgaataatgtatgaagtgactagataaaggctgggatgggatccttgtgagctgctccaacaggtagaggtgacacgacaagtgacacagacctgatgacaggtgtcctttaactcaaattcaaaattttatccattgatttctgagaacgttttttttactttttaatatgTTTCTTTGTAGACATAAACATTGACAAGAAAATGACAAAGTGTATAATGGGAATGGCAGATGGCTCATGGTGTCCCAGGTTATAGAACGGTCAGCAATGCTGATGGCTACAAGAATCCTGCACTGCACACATgtacagtaccgtatttttcggactataaggagcacaaaaaatcctttgattttctcagaatttaaaggtgcgccttatagtccagtgcgccttatatatgaaacgtaCTTACAGATAATAGCTGCCTTGAActttgcacaggtctgccacctgctggtcattcatccttataatcaggtgcgccttatacactcaccggccactttattaggtacaccatgctagtaacgggttggacccccttttgccttcagaactgcctcaattcttcgtggcatagattcaacaaggtgctggaagcattcctcagagattttggtccatattgacatgatggcatcacacagttgccgcagatttgtcggctgcacatccatgatgcgaatctcccgttccaccacatcccaaagatgctctattggattgagatctggtgactgtggaggccatttgagtacagtgacctcattgtcatgttcaagaaaccagtctgagatgattccagatttatgacatggcacattatcctgctgaaagtagccatcagatgttgggtacattgtggtcataaagggatggacatggtcagcaacaatactcaggtaggctgtggcgttgctcagttggtaccaaggggcccaaagagtgccaagaaaatattccccacaccatgacaccaccaccaccagcctgaaccgttgatacaaggcaggatggatccatgctttcatgttgttgacgccaaattctgaccctaccatccgaatgtcacagtagaaatcgagactcatcagaccaggcaaccttttttcaatcttctactgtccaatttcgatgagcttgtgcaaattgtagcctcagtttcctgttcttagctgaaaggagtggcacccggtgtggtcttctgctgctgtagcccatctgcctcaaagttcgacgtccTGTGCGTTCACAGATTcccttttgcctaccttggttgtaacgggtggcgatttgagtcactgttgcctttctatcagctcgaaccagtctgcccattctcttctgacctctggcatcaacaaggcatttccgcccacagaactgccgctcactggatgttttttctttttcggaccattctctgtaaaccctagagacggttgtgcatgaaaatcccagtagatcagcagtttctgaaatactcagaccagcccttctggcaccaacaaccatgccacgttcaaaggcactcaaatcacctttcttccccatactgatgctcggtttgaactgcaggagattgtcttgaccatgtctacatgcctaaatgcactgagttgccgccatgtgattggctgattagaaattaagtgttaacgagatgttggacaggtgtacctaataaagtggccggtgagtgtatatgaaccgtacttacagataacagatgccttgtgcacaggtctgccacctgctggtcattcatccttataatcaggtgcgccttatatatgaacctagatgttttagcaggcatttattcatggtgcgccttatactctggtgcgccttatagtccgaaaaatactgtatgtattcaGTGGTGTCACCATACTGGTCCGTGTGGCCACTGATAGAGCTGGGACAGGATCCTAACCACTTACCACTTGGCAGGGGCTGTAAACTGAGGGAACAGGGGCAGCGCCAATGAGCAAGGGCACCATAGGAGAGTAATTATTCTTTAATATATTACACAGCACTTCTCATCCTCCAACGAGTTTCCCAGTTATTAAAATCGCTGGACATTGTTTTAGAAATTTTATCTTTAGAGGTGATTCCAGACTGTCACTTACTTGACAGTTATAGGGTCTCTCAGCAGTCCGCTTCCTTCTGCCGTCACCACAATGTTGGAGACTTCCTTTTTAAGGGGGTTAGTGAAGACGACGTCCACCTCCGTAGGTTTGTTCAGCCTGGCTTTTTTCTTTAGCTATTTAAACCAAATAATAAATCACTAACAAACATACAAACATGAAGCTAAACTatacatggagacagtcagcaaggTGTTGTTGGTGGAGCTGTGTAtggaaaggggttgtccgcaaTCCATGCCAGCTCCATAGTTATATAGTAAAGGGCTGACTGATATTTTCTTTTACACCCAAGACAATAGAAGTGATTGTGatcgctgagctgtgattggttgccacgggcaactaagaatattctgacttttagacagcttggtaaatctgccccaatttgtctGATAATCAGAGAGCGCTGCAGTTTTTGTAGCAGCTCACCACACAAGGAATTCCTATAAATGAGCAGGTACAAAAGCAAgaaggtcttaaaggggttgtccaatggtTAAAATTTATGGCCACTCCCTTCAAACAGCTCCCCTCCCGACCATGGTCTGTGCTGGTATTgcggctcagctgtatagaaatgaatggagcttagttgcaatactacccatggtcaggtgtggagaTGTTTTTGGAAAAATGCAGTCATGCATTTTGACCTTCTCGAAGCTCCATAAACACATTTACAGCAGATGGCGCTGTTCTCTTACTGATTTCTAGGACATCTATGGCTATGAGCTATAAGAATAACGCTAGTAAGTTTGGCATGGATTTAATAATATGATGGGGGGAATAAgcctgccatgggctctgggctctatgaatattatagcccctacaagtctgggaatcacttcctacatatggtgctaggatcagcttcttggagaatggagggtgCACCCCATCTGCctcctttcaatctgtggtttcaggacctttggaggaccttcaaaggtcctgaaatggctgttgtgtacatgtgtattgacagCAAGAATAGATGTACTTCTTAGTCCTTCTTagaataaaatttggtgggtgatttgggtggccatgggcaccCTAGAAGGCTTTGGCCTACCGGCTCTTGCCCAAACCATATTTGGGCATATATGATACTTTTAAGTATCATATGAATGTAAATAAGATTTAATCTTATCTATATTTTACCTTAATTTCAAATTTTGGGTTATCCAGGACCACATTTGTATCGACGATCAGTACTCCATCATATGATTCACTGGAGCATGCAGCTGTCACCTCGATTGAGTTATCGGCAGTCAGTAAATTTTCATATATGGCGTAGGTTATGACCACTGGAATTTCTGCCCCTGGTTAAACACATAGCAGCCTAAAAATCAATTTTCTGGATAACTTCACCCACTAGTGTCCCCACATCATATTATCCCCTACAGAGGGCCAACAGTGTATACTAACCACACCACCCATCCCATGGCTGCCACACAATCAATTGTCCCCTAATGGCCCTCATGGTATAAAGTTTTATGAAATGACCCCCAATCCTCTGTAAATTTACATCCCCTTTCTTCATTGTGTCCCCTAAGGTTATAAGCATTACAATcaaggcagggggaggagggagccgaTGGACATACTGCTTGGGATAACAAAATAGACTAGTAAATCcaggactatgggggtcatttactaagggtccaattcgtgcattttcgtcgggtttcctgtatttttccgatttgtgccatttttccctgaattgccccgggtttttggcacacacgatcggtttgtgaggcatcggcgccggctttcacgcgacggaaatcggggggcgtggccgtcggaaaacctgatggattcgtcaaaaccgtggaattttaaaaaaaaaatgtgtcgcttgacatgcacttacctgcaccaggaataggattgtgaacttcagtgaactccgatggactttagcgcagcagcgtcacctgatggacatcgggcgcactaccttagtgaatcgcggcagaacccgaatcctcctctgagaacgcgtcgctggatcacgacaggaccgggtaagtaaatctgcccctatgtctctgaATATGGGACACTTTGCAGGTATGTATAgaggtttatatatattttttcaaacaAAACCTTGGACAGAGCCCATGTAGGGTTTTTTGGGATGCTGAGCCATAAGGGTTCTGACAGGTTCCCCGTCAAGGGGGTAACAACAGACAGAAACCCATCAATAAGACATATATCACTAATATCTGGGGTCTTTTCTCCTCTAGGTAACAACCAATGCCCAACCCAAGCCTTAAAACATGACTAAGGAATTAAGCCATAATTAAGTCTCCTGCCAAAAGGAATCCCCTCCTGGTTTTCTGCGAGTAGGGACAAAACCCTGCAAAATCCACACCCAATACCCTGATATAAACTAATAGGGGAGAAAGTAGCCCGGTATAGTCTGTAGCCTTGTTTTAAGGCCGCTTTATAGGTCAGAGGTTGAGTCACAGGTGAGTTACCCACATTCCCAATAAATAACATAACTTCCTTACCTTCACAACCTTCAATACAAACTTTCTGGTGTTCCTTGAGGAGCTCATTGATTTCTTTCTTGGTGTACAGGACCGACGCTGCCCTGATGTC comes from Engystomops pustulosus chromosome 6, aEngPut4.maternal, whole genome shotgun sequence and encodes:
- the LOC140064808 gene encoding protein-glutamine gamma-glutamyltransferase E-like, with the protein product MTEKIIHSCKSPCIHEELAGEFKLVSAREIGKDVILNLSLTNLTTEAKLVNVDIRAASVLYTKKEINELLKEHQKVCIEGCEGAEIPVVITYAIYENLLTADNSIEVTAACSSESYDGVLIVDTNVVLDNPKFEIKLKKKARLNKPTEVDVVFTNPLKKEVSNIVVTAEGSGLLRDPITVKADSVKPNETITIPMTIQPYKAGNKYLLVDLSTSGFQNAKGFLDIEVPDGE